The Mangifera indica cultivar Alphonso chromosome 8, CATAS_Mindica_2.1, whole genome shotgun sequence genome has a window encoding:
- the LOC123223009 gene encoding histone H2A variant 1, with amino-acid sequence MAGKGGKGLLAAKTTAANKDKDKDKKRPISRSSRAGIQFPVGRIHRHLKTRISANGRVGATAAVYLASILEYLTAEVLELAGNASKDLKVKRITPRHLQLAIRGDEELDTLIKGTIAGGGVIPHIHKSLINKTAKE; translated from the exons ATGGCGGGAAAAGGAGGGAAGGGGCTTTTGGCAGCGAAGACCACGGCGGCTAACAAGGACAAAGACAAGGACAAGAAGAGGCCGATTTCTCGGTCATCCCGTGCCGGTATCCAG tttccaGTGGGTCGGATTCACCGCCATCTGAAAACGAGGATCTCTGCAAACGGTCGAGTTGGTGCAACAGCTGCCGTTTATTTAGCTTCAATCCTCGAGTATCTGACAGCTGAGGTTCTTGAGCTGGCTGGAAACGCAAGTAAGGATCTGAAGGTGAAGAGAATTACTCCCAGGCATTTGCAGCTGGCCATTAGAGGAGATGAGGAGCTTGACACACTCATCAAGGGAACCATTGCTGGCGGTGGTGTGATTCCTCATATTCACAAATCACTCATCAACAAAACTGCGAAAGAATGA